A stretch of the Orcinus orca chromosome 1, mOrcOrc1.1, whole genome shotgun sequence genome encodes the following:
- the LOC101280867 gene encoding monocarboxylate transporter 1-like isoform X1 yields the protein MPPSNGGPVGYTPPDGGWGWAVVVGAFISIGFSCAFGKSITVFYKEIEEIFKASTSEVSWLSSITFAVMYGGGPISSILVNKYGSRPVMIVGGCLSGCGLITASFCTTVQELYLCVGVIAGLGLAFNLNPSLTMIGKYFYKRRPLANGLAMAGSPVFLSALAPLNQALFAVFGWRGSFLILGGILLNCCVAGALMRPIGPKPTTAGKEKSKESLQEAGKCDANKGAGDANTEVNGRNPPKEKQSVFQTVNKLLDLSLFKHRGFMLYLSGNVIMSFALATPLVFLSNYAKSQHHSSEKSAFLLSILAFVDMVARPSMGFVANTEWIRPRVQYFFAASIIANGVCHMLVPLSSSYVGFCLYAGFLGFAFGWFGAVLFETLMDLVGSQRFSSAVGLVTIVECCPILLGPPILGRLSDIYGDYKYTYWACGIILIVSGIYLCIGMGIHYQLEAKEQKAEAKQNKESKEMEPKEVIKAAESPELKGPEAGPKEETLSG from the exons ATGCCACCATCAAACGGAGGTCCAGTTGGATACACGCCCCCAgatggaggctgggggtgggcagtggTTGTTGGAGCTTTCATTTccattggcttctcttgtgctTTTGGCAAATCTATTACTGTATTTtacaaagaaattgaagaaatatttaaagccaGCACCAGCGAAGTGTCATGGTTATCTTCCATCACGTTTGCTGTCATGTATGGTGGAG GTCCTATCAGCAGTATCCTGGTGAATAAATATGGCAGTCGTCCAGTTATGATTGTTGGCGGCTGCTTGTCAGGCTGTGGCTTGATCACAGCTTCCTTCTGTACCACTGTGCAGGAACTTTACTTGTGTGTCGGAGTCATTGCAG GTCTTGGGCTTGCCTTCAACTTGAATCCATCTCTGACCATGATTGGCAAGTATTTCTACAAGAGGCGACCATTAGCAAATGGACTGGCCATGGCAGGCAGCCCTGTGTTCCTCTCCGCCCTGGCCCCCCTCAACCAGGCTCTTTTTGCTGTCTTTGGCTGGAGAGGAAGCTTCCTAATTCTTGGAGGCATCCTACTAAACTGCTGTGTGGCTGGAGCCCTGATGAGACCAATAGGGCCCAAGCCAACAACTGCAGGGAAAGAGAAGTCTAAAGAATCCCTTCAGGAAGCTGGAAAATGTGATGCAAACAAGGGGGCAGGTGATGCAAATACAGAAGTTAATGGCAGAAACCCCCCAAAGGAGAAACAGTCCGTTTTCCAAACAGTTAACAAACTTCTGGACTTATCCCTATTCAAACACAGAGGCTTTATGCTGTATCTCTCTGGGAATGTGATAATGTCTTTTGCGCTGGCTACACCTTTAGTCTTTCTTAGTAATTATGCCAAGAGTCAACATCACTCTAGTGAGAAgtctgccttccttctttccattctgGCTTTTGTTGACATGGTAGCCAGACCTTCTATGGGATTTGTAGCCAACACAGAGTGGATAAGACCTCGAGTTCAGTATTTTTTTGCTGCTTCTATTATTGCAAATGGAGTGTGTCATATGCTAGTACCCTTATCCTCTAGCTATGTAGGGTTCTGTCTTTATGCGGGATTCCTTGGATTTGCTTTTGGGTGGTTTGGCGCCGTATTGTTTGAAACGCTGATGGACCTGGTTGGATCCCAGAGGTTCTCCAGTGCTGTGGGATTGGTGACCATTGTGGAATGCTGTCCTATTCTCCTGGGGCCACCAATTTTAG GTCGTCTCAGTGACATATACGGAGACTACAAATATACATACTGGGCATGCGGCATAATCCTTATTGTCTCAGGCATCTATCTCTGCATTGGCATGGGCATCCATTATCAActtgaggcaaaagaacagaagGCAGAGGCGAAGCAGAATAAGGAAAGTAAAGAGATGGAACCAAAAGAAGTTATTAAAGCTGCAGAATCTCCAGAACTGAAAGGCCCAGAAGCAGGACCCAAAGAGGAGACACTTTCAGGCTGA
- the LOC101280867 gene encoding monocarboxylate transporter 1-like isoform X2 yields MLKKSGDGPISSILVNKYGSRPVMIVGGCLSGCGLITASFCTTVQELYLCVGVIAGLGLAFNLNPSLTMIGKYFYKRRPLANGLAMAGSPVFLSALAPLNQALFAVFGWRGSFLILGGILLNCCVAGALMRPIGPKPTTAGKEKSKESLQEAGKCDANKGAGDANTEVNGRNPPKEKQSVFQTVNKLLDLSLFKHRGFMLYLSGNVIMSFALATPLVFLSNYAKSQHHSSEKSAFLLSILAFVDMVARPSMGFVANTEWIRPRVQYFFAASIIANGVCHMLVPLSSSYVGFCLYAGFLGFAFGWFGAVLFETLMDLVGSQRFSSAVGLVTIVECCPILLGPPILGRLSDIYGDYKYTYWACGIILIVSGIYLCIGMGIHYQLEAKEQKAEAKQNKESKEMEPKEVIKAAESPELKGPEAGPKEETLSG; encoded by the exons atgttgaaGAAAAGTGGTGATG GTCCTATCAGCAGTATCCTGGTGAATAAATATGGCAGTCGTCCAGTTATGATTGTTGGCGGCTGCTTGTCAGGCTGTGGCTTGATCACAGCTTCCTTCTGTACCACTGTGCAGGAACTTTACTTGTGTGTCGGAGTCATTGCAG GTCTTGGGCTTGCCTTCAACTTGAATCCATCTCTGACCATGATTGGCAAGTATTTCTACAAGAGGCGACCATTAGCAAATGGACTGGCCATGGCAGGCAGCCCTGTGTTCCTCTCCGCCCTGGCCCCCCTCAACCAGGCTCTTTTTGCTGTCTTTGGCTGGAGAGGAAGCTTCCTAATTCTTGGAGGCATCCTACTAAACTGCTGTGTGGCTGGAGCCCTGATGAGACCAATAGGGCCCAAGCCAACAACTGCAGGGAAAGAGAAGTCTAAAGAATCCCTTCAGGAAGCTGGAAAATGTGATGCAAACAAGGGGGCAGGTGATGCAAATACAGAAGTTAATGGCAGAAACCCCCCAAAGGAGAAACAGTCCGTTTTCCAAACAGTTAACAAACTTCTGGACTTATCCCTATTCAAACACAGAGGCTTTATGCTGTATCTCTCTGGGAATGTGATAATGTCTTTTGCGCTGGCTACACCTTTAGTCTTTCTTAGTAATTATGCCAAGAGTCAACATCACTCTAGTGAGAAgtctgccttccttctttccattctgGCTTTTGTTGACATGGTAGCCAGACCTTCTATGGGATTTGTAGCCAACACAGAGTGGATAAGACCTCGAGTTCAGTATTTTTTTGCTGCTTCTATTATTGCAAATGGAGTGTGTCATATGCTAGTACCCTTATCCTCTAGCTATGTAGGGTTCTGTCTTTATGCGGGATTCCTTGGATTTGCTTTTGGGTGGTTTGGCGCCGTATTGTTTGAAACGCTGATGGACCTGGTTGGATCCCAGAGGTTCTCCAGTGCTGTGGGATTGGTGACCATTGTGGAATGCTGTCCTATTCTCCTGGGGCCACCAATTTTAG GTCGTCTCAGTGACATATACGGAGACTACAAATATACATACTGGGCATGCGGCATAATCCTTATTGTCTCAGGCATCTATCTCTGCATTGGCATGGGCATCCATTATCAActtgaggcaaaagaacagaagGCAGAGGCGAAGCAGAATAAGGAAAGTAAAGAGATGGAACCAAAAGAAGTTATTAAAGCTGCAGAATCTCCAGAACTGAAAGGCCCAGAAGCAGGACCCAAAGAGGAGACACTTTCAGGCTGA